TACCGCTTGACTCAGGGCTAGAAGTAGAGGAAGTGTCCTCCAAAGCTCTTAATTTTGTGGGACACAAAGAGGTGATTGCCAATAGACGCCAAGACTGGGGAGAGGCAGTTGGTGTATCCGTTTTCTCTGGACGTACGCAAGAGCTAGTCACGTTAGAGCAATGGACTGTGAAGGAGCGCTGCCGACTAGTGGCCTTACTAGGCATGGGAGGAATTGGCAAGACTAGTCTAGCTTTCAAACTTGCACAGCAAATTCAGAACCAGTTTGAGTACATTATTTGGCGCTCTTTACGTAATCAGCCCCTTATTGAAGATGTTTTGTCAGAACTCATTCAATTTCTAAATGATGAGGATAAAACTGATTTACCTAAATCTGTAGATGGTAAAATATCCAAACTAATTGACTGTTTACACAAACGTCGTTGTTTAATAGTACTAGACAACTTTGAAACAGTTCTGCCGAGTGGCAATAGTACTGAGTGTTATCCAGAGGGAGTCGGAGCTTATGCTGAACTTTTAAAACGGGTGGGAGAAACACATCATCAAAGTTGTGTAATACTAACCAGTCGAGAAAAGCCGAAAGAAATTTTATTACTAGAAGGAGAAAAAATTCCTATTCATTCATTGAAACTGAATGGTTTGAAGAAAGCAGAAGTACAGGAAATATTTCAAGTAAAGGGTTCATTTTCGGCTGACGAATCAGAATGGCAAATTCTCAGAGACCACTACGGAGGTAATCCTCTAGCTTTAAAGATCGCGGCTGTTGCTATCCAAGACTTACTTAATAGTGATATTTCCGAATTTATCTTGATTTTGAAGCAAGAAAAGCTCGGTTTTGATGATATTGATGATTTGCTAAAACGACAATTTAATCGGCTATCAGATGTAGAAAAAGAAATTATGTATTGGCTAGCAATTAATCGAGAGCCAGTTACATTTCAGGAATTAAAAGAGGACATTTTATCCATCAAATCAAAACAGAGATTATTCAGCAGTTTAGGAGCTTTAGAACGAAGCTCGTTGCTTGAAAAGAATCAAAAAGGGTTTACACAACAACCTGTTGTAATGGAGTATATCACTAAACAACTAATAGAACAAATTGGGGAAGAGATTGCTAACGAAAAAACAGATTTTTTAGTAAAATATGCTCTTGTCAAAGCTCAAACGAAAGATTACGTTAGGAAAATACAAGAGCGTGTGATTCTAGAGCCGATTGCAAAAGAACTAACCGCTACTTTTAGCTCGAAAAAAATTGTTGAATATAAACTGAATAAAATTTTATCAAAACTGAAAGAAGATATCTCTTGCGGATATGGTGGTGGAAATATTATTAATTTATTTCGGCAACTCAATATTGATTTAACTGGCTATGATTTCTCGCATTTAACTATTTGGCAAGCATACCTACAGAATGTAAATTTGCATCATGTCAATTTTGCTTACTCAGATTTAGCAAAGTCTACCTTTACTGAAACTTTAGGTAGTATTTTTTCAGTAGCATTTAGTCCAAACGGAGAACTTTTAGCTACAAGTGATTCTGATAGCAATATTCGCTTGTGGCAAGTCACAACCGGGAGACAATTATTTGTCTGCAAGGGGCATACTAGTTGGGCTTGGTCCATCACTTTTAGTCCTGATAGTAGCATCCTTGCCAGTTGCAGTATTGACCAAACGACAAGGCTGTGGAATACCAGTACAGGTGAATGCCTTAAAATATTGCAAGAACCTGACCAGGTAGAAGCAATTACCTTTAGCCCCAATGGTAGTATTTTTGCCAGCGGCAGTGTCGATAAAACAATAAGGCTGTGGGATGTTAGGACAGGTCAATGTCTAAAAACTTTACAGGGACACACTGATTCAGTTTGGTCCGTTGCATTTAGCCCTAATGGCCAACTACTTGCCAGTGGCAGTTATGACCAAACAGTGAGATTGTGGGATGTTCACACGGGTGAGTGCTCGAAAATTTTGCGGGGGCATACTGCTTGGATACGGGCAGCACTTGCTTTTAGCCCTAATGGTGATATTATTGCCAGTGGTAGTTTTGATCAAACAGTAAGGTTGTGGGATACCAGTACAGGTCAATGCCTAGAAACCTTGCAGGGACATACAAATTCAATAGTTTCAGCCGCCTTTAGCCTTGATGGTCAAACCCTTGCCAGTTGTAGTTATGACCAAACAGTGAAGTTATGGGATATTCATACGGGTCAGTGCTTGAGGACTTTGCAGGGGCACACTGGTTTAATCTGGTCTGTTGCCTATAGTCCGGATGGTCAAATGCTTGCTAGTGGGAGTGATGACCAGACTGTAATGCTATGGAATGCCAATACTGGTCAATGCCTGAAAACGTTGAAAGGCTATAAAAATTCCGTATTTTCCGTTGCCTTATGTCCCAATGGGTACACGCTTGCCAGTGGCAATGGAGACCAGACTGTAATGCTATGGAATACCAATACTGGTCAATGCTTAAAAACTTTGCCAGGGCATACCAGTCGCTTATTATCTGTTGCCTTTAGCCCTGATAGTCAAATGCTTGCTAGTAGTGGTTGCGATCGCACTGTAATATTGTGGAATGCTAATACTGGTCAATGTCTGAAGACTTTGCTAGGGCATGGCAGTTGGGTCTGGTCAGTCGCTTTCAGTCCGGATAGTCAGATCCTTGCCAGTAGTAGTGAAGATCAAACAGTAAGGCTTTGGGACGTTAGTACAGGTCAGCTTCTCAAAAGCTTGCAAGGACATGATGGTGGGGTACGGGCTATTGCTTTCAATCCAAGTAATGGTATTCTAATTAGCGGTAGCTACGACCGAACGGTGAGGTTGTGGGATGTTAGTACGGGTGAATGCCTAAAAACTTTGCACGCACACGAAAATTCAGTGTGGTCTGTTGCTTTTAGTCAAGATGGTCAAACCTTTGCCAGTAGTAGTGACCACACTATTAAGTTATGGGATTTTGGTACAAATAAGTGCCTGAAGACTTTGCAGGATCATGTGAGTTCAGTAGTGTCAGTTACCTTTAGCCCAAATGGTCAAATGCTTGCTACTGGGAGTGAGGACAAAACGGTGAAGCTTTGGAATGTTAGCACGGGTGAATGCCTAAAAACTTTACAGGGACATACTAATTTAGTATCGTCAGTCGTCTTTGGTCCAGATAGTAAAACGCTAGTTAGTAGCAGCTTTGATGAGACGATTAAATTTTGGGATATTACGACTGGTAATTGTCGAAGAACTCTCAGAGCTGTTAGACCCTACGAACAGATGAACGTAACTGGTGTTGTAGGTTTAACTGAAGCGGCTATTGCTACACTGAAGGCTTTAGGGGCAGTCGAAGATGAAACAAATTGAAACATTTACGCTTTTTAGTAGATTTCTGATGACTGTAGAGTAGAAGAACTTACCTCGCTCCTAACTTATTTAGGACTATCTAAAGGTAAAATCCCCAATTTTTGCCGGACTTGAGCAAGTGGAGTTTGCCACTCAGATTCAATGTCACATTCAACCAAATGCTTAACTAGTTTGCCACTCCTATATGCCTTGAGGATATTTGTGAAATTAATCTGGCGAGTTAGTAGTCCAACTAACACCAGTATTGTACTTGAGGGACGAAACACTTGAGCACGTGTAAATGCCTGTAGCATGAATTCGTCGTGCTTTGAAGGCTGAAGCCCAGTTAAAACATGCCAGACATCATGAGTTCGCTGAATCCAATCTCCGGAATTTATGGGATTGAAGCCGTTTTGATCGAGAAACTGAGCAACCTCATGTCCGAGGGTACTTTGAGGTAGTTGACGTAGCTCCTCTAAGTTAATACTAAACTCGCGGTTAGCGTAAACCTGAGGATTAATTGTTCGAGCAATCCATAAAACAACTCTTGTCTGTAGCTCTTGCATATATACATTGCCCCGGTTACTGTATAGGTGGTTCGGTATGTAGGGATATACAGCTTGCGTGGTGGCTTTAACGAAAAAGATTCGATTATTAACAGAAAATTCATGAATCGCACCACGCATCTGGGGTTAACTTCATATTTATTGAGAAAAATCATTTTGGTCATTGAAAAATTTGGAGCATTCAGGCATTTTTGCGTAAGCATGAAGGCGGGCACTTCGTGCCATCGCTCAATCTGAGTAATAGTTATTATTTCATCTTCTCTTGTTGCGATCGCTATCGGCGGGCGTTCCGCGTCATCGCCTAAACTAATATCCCCCAACAGGATCACCAAAAGTGGACAAGACCCATGATGTGAGCCAGAGAATGTCTTGTTTGCAAGCCGGAGCATTTATAATTGCGAGCCATAACAATTCCACGAATTTAGGATTTCGTGGAATAGGCGATTGAAAGTGCTTCTACCTCTGCCAATAGCTCATGGCAGAGGTAGAAATTTACTCGTGAGTGCAAACACAGGTCTATGAAGAAACGCCAGCTTCCGCTACAGCAGCCCCCACGTCTGGCTTTACCTCCTTCGCCTTCTTTTCAAAAAGCTGAATCCCAGCGTCAATAATTTCAAACCCGTTTTCTGTTCGCACGCCAAGCTTGCCCGATACAGCCCCAGCCCAGTCTGCGAATTCCGAGGCGCTAGTTTCAGCCTTGCGCCAACTTTTGGCATTAACTTGAGCGGTGAAGACTATACCGTTCTGGTCAGTCAACTCGATTGCAACTTTTTTATTCTCGGCTGGTGTAGCTGTTGGCAGTGACCCGCTAAATTTTATTGTTACCTCGCTTTTGGCTTCCATACCTTACCCCTGGCTCATCATCAATGAACTTTTTTCCCGCTCCTGATTTTATCAGGGCTTCAGAAAAAGTTTGCACTCTAAGCATTAATTAACTCGAAAGGCATTTATAAGGTATTTACAAGGATTCTCTCAAAATGTCAAAAAGAAGGTTTTGCAATGGCATTTCAATGGTATTCCAATGGCAAATATAAGGATTTATTTGCACCTTCAACACTGAAAATCACCGTTTTTTACAAAATACCTCTTTTTTGCCAAAAATAAGGTACTGCAATGGCATCTCCAAGGCATTTACAAGGTAAACATAAGGTAATAAAAAGGATTTCGACCCCAAAAACCTAATTTACCTCCCTGATTTTTCCGCCAAAAATTCCTGACCCTCACTTACGCACAGTACGCCAAAAAGTTTTAACAGATTTTTTGAACCAAAATTAAAAACTTTGAACCAACGTCAACAAATAATACTCAATAACTACTTTTGTAGTATGAAAACTGCACTCCACTTGTGAGTTACACCAAAGCTTGCTGTAAACACCACTTATTACATAGGTTTTATGTATTTTATCAGTATTGAAATAGTAGTTCTAAATACCTTGCCCAAGTGGTAGCTGTTGGGTAGCTCAACTGGTGACACACAGCTACCAGTTGAGTAGTAAAAAAGCGAGTTGTTGAAAATTTGATGATTCCCCAACTGGTAGCAATACGGTGGCCCTACTGCTACCAGTTGTGCATAAGACTTTTCGAGAAATTTTCTGTCGTAATGCTTACTGACTATGACTTACAGCAAATTTTGAACGCCTGTTTTATTCTCAATAACTTCAAAATTATTGAGAATCTATAATACATTTATGTTGCAATTGTGCTTCAAAAATTATTTCTAGAGCTTAACCTGCCACGCTAACATTCGATTATTTTTCTTTGATGCCTAGTCAGGAATTGTTCATTTTACAATCTCTACTAAGTTAATAGAGATGAAACTTGTTTTAAGTAGTGAAATTGTCTGATTAATCACAGTTACAAATAGCAGACATTTTGCACCTAAAACCCCTATTCATATACAAAATGTCTGCTATTTTGCACAGCTTATACACGCTTTTAACCGTTATAGCTGTCAAGGAACTTTGACTATTCACTACAAAATGTCTGCTATTTTGCACATCGTTTTTTTGAAAAATTGCCCTCTAATACTTACTCCAGAAAGCTTTTAGCCATTTTTATCAAACTTACTCATTCTCAATAACTCTAAAATTATTGAGAATGCATAATACGTTTGTGTTGCAAATGTGCTTCAAAAATCCCGCTCAATCGATCAACTTCTTCAGTAAGTGAATCTGAAATTTCCACTGTGAGTTCAGGAGTCATTCTATATATTTAGCGTTAACAGAAACTCGTCTAACGCAACAACTACACTAAACACTTATAAACCCGTGGACTTAGTGTAGTTTAACCGTACTAATTCAGTCTCATCCGACACTAATATTTTTGGCCGTCCAAAAGGACAGAAACAGTGGTTTTTTGTCCTTTTGGCCGTCCAGTGAGCGCCAACCTTACTCAATTGTCATGCTCTGTTGACAAATGCCCACCTGTCAACGGCCGTCCAAAAGGACAGAAATGACCAGTTTTTGATAGTTTGGCCGTCCACTGTTTTTGAAGAAAATCTTCTGTAACTCTTATCCAGTCTAAATTACAGCCACTTTGAGGAGCATTTTTTATTGTCAATAAGACCCAGCTTATTGACAATGCGTAATCATGATGTGTTGCAATTATGTTTCAAAAATTCTTTCTTGAATTTAACCCAGTCCACATCACAGGAGATGATTTTTCTTTAGTTAATGTACTTTTTTCAACTACTACTCAATACCAAACAGTCTGTTTATCTGTTTCATTTCCTCCGAAGGTTTTATATCTATCCAAACAACATCATCATCATCATCATCATCATCATCCTCATCATCATCAGTGGACAGGTGCAAGTCATTTGAGAACTCCCTGGAGTTCTCATTAGTCTTTGTAGTGGGATTTACAGTTGAAGCAGAAGGACTTAGAACTGTTGTGTAGTCTTTATGTAATTTTTCTATTCCACCTATTCTTCTAATTGTGGCAAGTTTTGCTTCTAATTTCTCAATCGCAGACCAACAAGCTTTCTGTAATTCCGGCTGATTGACTTGACCCTCTAACGCTTCCGCCAACCAAAAAGCTGTTATCGCCTCAATTGAAAATTCAGTCGCTGATCTATTAGAAGGATGGTTCAATAAATAATCAATCACCTTCCCCTCCCATGAATTACTCTTGCGTTTAATCCTGGGTAACTCAACATAGGAATTTTGCTGTTGACTCCTGGCTTTCTGCATCCAAACAATGGTTAGATTCACGGTACGGCTCACGCATTATCAGGGCAGAATTACATTTAGATGAAGCCACCCCACACATTCACGCTTACTTTGTCCCCCTTGATGAAAAAGGGCAACTGAGGGCCAAGCACTTCTTCGACGGTCGTCAGAAGATGAGGCAGTTTCAAGATTCCTACTCCGAGGCTACACAACATCTGGGGTTAGAGCGTGGCATTAAGGGCAGTAGGGCGCAACACCAGGAAATCAAGGACTTTTACAGCATTGTTAATGCTGGCATAGAACCAGATAGCAGCCTCACCCAGTTGCAACTGCAAGCCAAAGCAGCTGACCGGGATAGGGCGCAAGCCAAAAAACAACAGATGGAAGCTACAGCCAAGGCAAAGGCGCTTGAAAATGAACTCAAAGACAAGCGCATCAAAGAGTTAGAGGCACAAGTAGCTTTTTGGCAAGAACAAACAAAGCTTCTGCGCGACTTGGCCTTAGAGGATGTCGCTTGGGAACTGGGGCTAAATTACGAGCGTGAGCGGTGGCGGGGTCACGGACACATCATTAATATAGATGGCTCCAAATTCTATGACTTTGCTCCCGAACACTCCAAAGGCGGAGGCGGTGCGATTGATTTGGTAATGCACGTTAATCAGTGCAATTTCCGGCAGGCGGTTGTCTGGTTAGATGAGCGATTTGGGTCAGATGGCGTAGAACGTGCGGCGAACGCTCACGTTAAGAATAGGGCGGCTGACATTATCCAGACTGAACCACGTCCCCAATTCACCCCACCTGTTGAGGATAAAAGCAATTGGACTGCCGTTGAGCGTTACCTCAATCAATTTCGTGGCATTCCCTCTGATTGTGTGCAAATGCTTCATAACCAGGGGCTAGTTTACGCTGATCAGCAACAAAATGCTGTTTTTGTCATGCGAAATCAACAAGGTCAACGTAACGGTGCATTCCTACGGGGAACTAGGGGTAGAGCTGGCGAAGCTGTCACCAAATGCAAACTAAACAGTTTAGTTCAGTAAAGCGGTAAAGTTTAGTTTGAATAATGAAAGAGACAAGTAGTAAATAATACTAATATTAAAGGGGCTGGCTTTGAGATTCAGAACTAATAGAAGCTTTATATGGAAAGCCACAGTAAGGACAAAACCGAAATTTCAATGACGTAATAGGTTCGTTACACTTAGCACAACTATTACGTAATGCCGTACCGCACAAGAAACAAAACTGCGATCGCGGCAATAACCAGATTTCTTCAAGAGTTGTTCCGGGAGTCCAGCAGTCGGGGCAAAATTTGAGGACA
The window above is part of the Nostoc commune NIES-4072 genome. Proteins encoded here:
- a CDS encoding plasmid recombination protein; its protein translation is MIRAELHLDEATPHIHAYFVPLDEKGQLRAKHFFDGRQKMRQFQDSYSEATQHLGLERGIKGSRAQHQEIKDFYSIVNAGIEPDSSLTQLQLQAKAADRDRAQAKKQQMEATAKAKALENELKDKRIKELEAQVAFWQEQTKLLRDLALEDVAWELGLNYERERWRGHGHIINIDGSKFYDFAPEHSKGGGGAIDLVMHVNQCNFRQAVVWLDERFGSDGVERAANAHVKNRAADIIQTEPRPQFTPPVEDKSNWTAVERYLNQFRGIPSDCVQMLHNQGLVYADQQQNAVFVMRNQQGQRNGAFLRGTRGRAGEAVTKCKLNSLVQ
- a CDS encoding NB-ARC domain-containing protein; the encoded protein is MEFEEVLKLVDISVVAKTERHLKDIEVAILRGSWQGWKYHEIAEAYGYTSDYLQQDVGPKLWKLLSEALGEKVSKTNFQTALERQWRFSSNTSRSHLGTVAQFQAPIPLDSGLEVEEVSSKALNFVGHKEVIANRRQDWGEAVGVSVFSGRTQELVTLEQWTVKERCRLVALLGMGGIGKTSLAFKLAQQIQNQFEYIIWRSLRNQPLIEDVLSELIQFLNDEDKTDLPKSVDGKISKLIDCLHKRRCLIVLDNFETVLPSGNSTECYPEGVGAYAELLKRVGETHHQSCVILTSREKPKEILLLEGEKIPIHSLKLNGLKKAEVQEIFQVKGSFSADESEWQILRDHYGGNPLALKIAAVAIQDLLNSDISEFILILKQEKLGFDDIDDLLKRQFNRLSDVEKEIMYWLAINREPVTFQELKEDILSIKSKQRLFSSLGALERSSLLEKNQKGFTQQPVVMEYITKQLIEQIGEEIANEKTDFLVKYALVKAQTKDYVRKIQERVILEPIAKELTATFSSKKIVEYKLNKILSKLKEDISCGYGGGNIINLFRQLNIDLTGYDFSHLTIWQAYLQNVNLHHVNFAYSDLAKSTFTETLGSIFSVAFSPNGELLATSDSDSNIRLWQVTTGRQLFVCKGHTSWAWSITFSPDSSILASCSIDQTTRLWNTSTGECLKILQEPDQVEAITFSPNGSIFASGSVDKTIRLWDVRTGQCLKTLQGHTDSVWSVAFSPNGQLLASGSYDQTVRLWDVHTGECSKILRGHTAWIRAALAFSPNGDIIASGSFDQTVRLWDTSTGQCLETLQGHTNSIVSAAFSLDGQTLASCSYDQTVKLWDIHTGQCLRTLQGHTGLIWSVAYSPDGQMLASGSDDQTVMLWNANTGQCLKTLKGYKNSVFSVALCPNGYTLASGNGDQTVMLWNTNTGQCLKTLPGHTSRLLSVAFSPDSQMLASSGCDRTVILWNANTGQCLKTLLGHGSWVWSVAFSPDSQILASSSEDQTVRLWDVSTGQLLKSLQGHDGGVRAIAFNPSNGILISGSYDRTVRLWDVSTGECLKTLHAHENSVWSVAFSQDGQTFASSSDHTIKLWDFGTNKCLKTLQDHVSSVVSVTFSPNGQMLATGSEDKTVKLWNVSTGECLKTLQGHTNLVSSVVFGPDSKTLVSSSFDETIKFWDITTGNCRRTLRAVRPYEQMNVTGVVGLTEAAIATLKALGAVEDETN
- a CDS encoding Coq4 family protein, with the translated sequence MQELQTRVVLWIARTINPQVYANREFSINLEELRQLPQSTLGHEVAQFLDQNGFNPINSGDWIQRTHDVWHVLTGLQPSKHDEFMLQAFTRAQVFRPSSTILVLVGLLTRQINFTNILKAYRSGKLVKHLVECDIESEWQTPLAQVRQKLGILPLDSPK